The following coding sequences lie in one beta proteobacterium CB genomic window:
- the moaA gene encoding Molybdenum cofactor biosynthesis protein A: protein MVEKVIPIRLDEGKGLTPSIPGQLVAVNNSTKDTRGRPLRDLRISVTDRCNFRCTYCMPKEIFDKDYPYLSHNELLSFEEITRLTKIFASLGVEKIRLTGGEPLLRKNLEVLIEMLAKIRTTADQPLDLTLTTNGSILRKKAAALKAAGLHRLTISLDGLNDDVFKKMNDVDFPVTDVLDGIAAAQEAGFTNLKVNMVVKKGTNDQEIIGMAKHFKGSGVTLRFIEFMDVGSSNGWDMSQVLPSQEVANRINAVFPIEPIEANYPGEVAQRWRYLDGSGEIGFISSVTQTFCHECTRARISTDGQLYLCLFANEGFDFKTLLRSGRSDLEIANAIMSTWSGRNDHYSEIRGSNTAGSKSSRKVEMSYIGG, encoded by the coding sequence ATGGTTGAAAAAGTAATCCCCATACGTTTAGATGAAGGCAAAGGCCTTACGCCGTCCATCCCTGGACAGCTTGTTGCCGTCAATAACTCAACTAAAGATACTCGGGGGCGCCCTCTACGTGATTTACGCATCTCCGTAACGGATCGGTGTAATTTCCGCTGCACCTACTGCATGCCTAAGGAAATTTTTGATAAAGACTATCCATACCTCTCCCATAATGAATTACTCAGCTTTGAAGAGATCACCCGCTTAACAAAGATCTTTGCTTCGTTGGGTGTAGAAAAAATTCGTCTCACTGGCGGCGAGCCTTTACTTCGTAAAAATCTCGAAGTGCTCATTGAGATGCTGGCCAAAATTCGGACCACGGCAGATCAACCATTGGATCTAACACTCACTACCAATGGCAGCATTTTGCGTAAGAAGGCAGCAGCATTAAAAGCGGCAGGCTTACATCGCCTGACTATTAGTCTTGATGGTCTGAATGATGATGTCTTCAAAAAAATGAATGATGTCGACTTCCCTGTCACGGATGTACTTGATGGAATTGCCGCAGCTCAAGAAGCAGGCTTCACCAATCTCAAAGTCAATATGGTTGTTAAGAAGGGTACAAACGATCAAGAGATTATCGGCATGGCCAAGCACTTCAAAGGTAGCGGCGTGACGCTGCGCTTTATTGAATTCATGGATGTAGGTAGCTCTAATGGCTGGGATATGTCACAAGTACTTCCCTCGCAAGAAGTTGCTAATCGCATAAACGCTGTCTTTCCGATTGAGCCTATTGAAGCTAACTATCCTGGCGAAGTAGCTCAGCGCTGGCGCTATCTTGATGGCTCCGGTGAAATTGGTTTTATTTCTAGCGTTACACAAACTTTCTGCCATGAATGCACGCGCGCTCGAATCTCCACAGATGGTCAGCTCTATCTTTGCTTATTTGCAAATGAAGGTTTTGATTTCAAAACCCTATTACGCTCTGGTAGAAGCGATTTAGAAATTGCGAACGCCATCATGTCCACATGGTCTGGACGCAATGATCACTATTCAGAAATTCGGGGATCCAATACCGCTGGATCGAAATCTTCTCGCAAGGTAGAGATGTCTTACATCGGCGGCTAA
- a CDS encoding Peptidase S49 codes for MDQNQSENANQNWERQALEHLLLENLKETRKARRWKAVFRILTLIVFVGVLLAVFDFHLPGRGMGMEKHTALVSLEGEISSSSMANALDINSSLTAAFENENSAGVVLRINSPGGSPVQAGMMNDEIHRLRKLYPSKPFYVVVEDICASGGYYVAVAGDQILVDKASLVGSIGVIMEGFGFTGLMDKLGVTRRMITAGSNKGMMDPFSKENPQQVEMIKTMIDEIHQQFIAVVKAGRGDRLKETPEMFSGRVWNGEQAIKIGLVDGYGTVETVARDIFKAPDILDYTMKENFAERVAKRFGAEVGAAAGKALIKTPDLK; via the coding sequence ATGGATCAAAATCAATCCGAAAACGCGAATCAAAATTGGGAGCGTCAAGCTCTCGAGCATTTATTGCTTGAGAATTTAAAAGAGACGCGCAAGGCGCGTCGCTGGAAAGCTGTGTTTCGTATTCTCACCCTGATTGTCTTTGTCGGCGTACTGCTAGCAGTATTTGATTTCCATCTGCCAGGGCGCGGGATGGGAATGGAGAAGCACACGGCCTTAGTCTCGTTAGAAGGAGAGATTTCTTCGAGCTCGATGGCTAATGCTTTAGATATCAATTCATCGCTGACTGCTGCATTTGAAAATGAAAATAGTGCAGGTGTAGTCTTGCGCATTAATAGTCCTGGTGGCTCTCCGGTTCAGGCGGGCATGATGAATGATGAAATTCATCGCTTGCGCAAACTCTATCCAAGCAAACCGTTTTATGTCGTTGTGGAAGATATCTGCGCCTCAGGTGGTTATTACGTAGCTGTTGCTGGTGACCAAATTTTGGTTGATAAAGCCAGCTTGGTAGGATCTATTGGCGTGATCATGGAAGGCTTTGGTTTTACTGGCTTGATGGATAAGTTAGGCGTGACTCGTCGCATGATTACAGCGGGCTCCAACAAAGGCATGATGGATCCGTTCTCCAAAGAAAATCCACAGCAAGTGGAGATGATTAAAACCATGATCGATGAGATTCATCAGCAATTTATTGCGGTGGTCAAAGCGGGTCGCGGTGATCGTTTAAAAGAAACTCCAGAGATGTTCTCAGGGCGAGTTTGGAATGGAGAGCAAGCGATCAAAATCGGCTTGGTAGATGGTTATGGAACAGTAGAGACTGTTGCGCGCGATATCTTTAAGGCGCCAGATATCCTGGACTACACCATGAAAGAGAATTTCGCTGAACGCGTTGCTAAACGTTTTGGTGCTGAGGTTGGCGCAGCAGCAGGCAAAGCGTTAATCAAGACGCCTGATCTAAAGTAA
- a CDS encoding HAD family hydrolase, giving the protein MPEEQKPERRYDLIVWDWDGTIMDSTPTIVNCIQQACRDLGFKEPDDTLASSVIGLGIQDSLRRAVPWIEPAHFPKLTERFRYHYLAKDHELDLFPGIRELLHSLREDGYLLGVATGKSRVGLDRSLKHHQLEQMFHETRTADESFSKPHPGMLLELSDVMQVPMRRMLMIGDTTHDLDMAANAGVDAVAVTYGAHPPSTLKEAPSLIHVDDVVQLSRWLSDNLTVQN; this is encoded by the coding sequence ATGCCTGAAGAGCAAAAACCTGAGAGACGTTACGACCTGATTGTGTGGGACTGGGATGGAACCATCATGGACTCCACGCCAACGATCGTGAACTGTATTCAGCAAGCTTGCCGTGACTTAGGTTTCAAGGAGCCAGATGACACTTTGGCTAGCTCGGTCATTGGTTTGGGTATTCAGGATTCACTGAGAAGGGCGGTGCCGTGGATTGAGCCGGCACATTTCCCAAAGTTGACTGAGCGCTTTCGTTATCACTACCTTGCTAAAGATCACGAGCTTGATTTATTTCCAGGTATTCGGGAACTGTTGCACAGCTTACGCGAGGATGGTTACTTATTAGGCGTTGCGACGGGTAAATCTCGCGTGGGATTAGATCGATCTTTAAAACATCATCAGCTAGAGCAGATGTTCCACGAGACCCGTACTGCGGATGAATCCTTTTCTAAACCCCACCCTGGGATGCTCTTAGAGCTTTCAGATGTGATGCAAGTGCCGATGCGCCGCATGCTCATGATTGGGGACACCACCCATGATTTGGACATGGCAGCTAATGCAGGCGTTGATGCGGTTGCGGTAACGTATGGCGCCCATCCACCGAGCACTTTAAAAGAGGCGCCATCACTGATTCATGTGGATGATGTCGTGCAGCTAAGTCGATGGCTTAGCGACAATCTCACCGTTCAAAACTAG
- a CDS encoding molybdopterin-guanine dinucleotide biosynthesis protein A — translation MITSEHITGLILAGGRAQRMGGIDKGLIPFHGKALIEFAINRLKPQVSTILINANRSITKYSHYGYPVLMDETPDFSGPLAGFSVGLKHCKTPYLLTSPCDSPLLPFDLAQKMAAELEGNNLELVFASSKEEDGKIWSQPVFCLMKSSLQDSLDAFLSKGDLKIDRWFKELRSGTVVFENPQAFANVNTPEELAALEKASS, via the coding sequence ATGATTACCTCAGAACACATTACTGGACTTATTTTGGCGGGTGGCCGCGCCCAAAGAATGGGTGGCATTGATAAGGGCTTAATCCCCTTTCATGGCAAAGCTCTGATTGAATTTGCCATCAATCGTCTTAAGCCTCAAGTTAGTACTATTCTGATTAATGCTAACCGCAGTATTACGAAGTATTCGCACTATGGCTATCCAGTACTCATGGATGAAACGCCAGACTTCTCCGGCCCATTGGCTGGATTCTCAGTAGGTCTGAAACATTGCAAAACTCCATACCTACTAACATCGCCTTGCGACTCCCCTTTATTGCCATTCGATCTTGCCCAAAAAATGGCAGCCGAACTAGAAGGCAATAATTTAGAACTCGTCTTTGCCTCCTCAAAAGAAGAGGATGGAAAGATTTGGTCACAACCTGTTTTCTGCTTAATGAAAAGCAGCCTGCAAGATTCTTTGGATGCCTTTTTAAGCAAAGGGGATTTAAAGATTGATCGCTGGTTTAAAGAGTTGCGATCTGGCACTGTGGTTTTTGAAAACCCTCAAGCATTTGCAAATGTGAATACGCCGGAAGAGTTGGCCGCCCTAGAAAAAGCATCGTCATGA
- a CDS encoding fatty acid/phospholipid synthesis protein PlsX: MSVTLAIDAMGGDHGVVVTVPACCDFLEKHADVKIALVGNPEALKQALSKFPKAPMERIQIIPASEVVLMDDPIEVALRRKKDSSMRVAIEQVKEGLADAIISSGNTGALMAISRYILKTLDGVDRPAIATAIPNEKGRGTTMLDLGANADCEPMHLVQFAQMANVMVQVVDGTQNPSIGLLNIGEEVIKGNEVVKQTSELLRQTNLNFYGNVEGNDIFKGTTDIVVCDGFVGNVVLKASEGLAKMMSGLIKEEFNRSWLTKLMAICAMVPLLRVRKRVDHRRYNGAVLLGLRGCVIKSHGSADRFAFGFALDRAYEAAKNRMVERIAQAFVAETK; encoded by the coding sequence ATGAGTGTCACTCTTGCTATCGATGCCATGGGCGGAGATCATGGGGTAGTTGTTACGGTCCCAGCTTGTTGCGATTTTCTCGAAAAACATGCGGATGTGAAGATTGCCTTAGTTGGTAATCCGGAAGCGCTCAAGCAAGCCTTGAGTAAATTTCCAAAAGCGCCAATGGAACGCATTCAAATTATTCCCGCTAGTGAAGTTGTCTTGATGGATGACCCCATTGAGGTGGCACTGCGTCGTAAAAAAGACTCCTCCATGCGCGTTGCTATTGAGCAGGTCAAGGAAGGGTTGGCTGATGCAATCATCTCTTCTGGGAATACCGGTGCCTTGATGGCAATCTCCCGCTATATTCTTAAAACTTTGGATGGTGTTGATCGTCCTGCGATTGCTACTGCGATTCCCAATGAAAAAGGGCGTGGCACTACTATGTTGGACCTGGGTGCCAACGCAGATTGCGAGCCTATGCATTTGGTGCAGTTTGCGCAAATGGCTAACGTGATGGTTCAAGTGGTTGATGGCACGCAAAATCCTTCTATTGGTCTCCTCAATATTGGCGAAGAAGTGATTAAAGGGAATGAAGTGGTTAAGCAGACGAGTGAGCTGCTGCGTCAAACCAATTTAAACTTTTACGGAAACGTAGAAGGCAATGATATTTTTAAGGGCACCACGGATATCGTGGTGTGTGATGGTTTTGTGGGCAACGTAGTTCTCAAGGCAAGCGAAGGCTTGGCGAAGATGATGAGCGGCTTAATAAAAGAAGAATTCAATCGATCATGGCTCACCAAGCTGATGGCGATCTGCGCTATGGTGCCATTGTTGCGTGTGCGTAAGCGTGTTGACCATCGTCGCTATAACGGTGCAGTACTCTTAGGTTTGCGCGGTTGCGTCATCAAGAGTCACGGTTCAGCAGATCGTTTTGCATTTGGCTTTGCGCT
- a CDS encoding ribonuclease, Rne/Rng family, with translation MKRMLFNATQQEELRVAIVDGQKLIDIDIEAAGREQRKGNIYKGVITRIEPSLEACFVNYGEERHGFLPFKEVARTYFKEGIDVRNASIKDALREGQEIIVQVEKEERGQKGAALTSFVSLAGRYLVLMPNNPRGGGVSRRIEGEDRQELREAMSQLQVPDGMSIIARTAGIGRDATELQWDLSYLMQLWTAIDEAAKGNSAPLLIYLESSLVIRAIRDYFQPDIGEILIDTDDIYEQAAAFMSVVMPDNLPRVKRYQDDVPLFSRFQIEHQIETAYSRTVPLPSGGAIVIDHTEALVSVDVNSARATRGSDIEETATRTNLEAADEIARQARLRDLGGLIVIDFIDMESSKAQKDVENRLRDALRHDRARVQMGKISKFGLMEMSRQRLRPALSEGSHVTCPRCNGTGHIRDTESSALQVLRIIQEEAMKENTAAIHSQVPVEVAAFLLNEKRAEVIKIETRFKVNVLMIPNKHLETPHYKLERLRHDDPRLDDQKASYVMAEEAAAELETDTAVSRKDADVKVRPEAAVKGITPNAPAPVSQPRPARTEKASTETASSGGFFGFIKSLFSSAPAPEAKPAPSAPRGRNQNNRNGNNRNRGRRGERNDRGERPAEGAAGTEGANAPREAGSGRGRQDGRNRNGNNGNRNQNPKPENQAAVTPATEAAPGADTAPSADGEERRGRGRNRRGRGRGQRGERTESNGDTAVASVAAATFSGPPVGMAGASASMPIQNIAQSFGNTVAPTASNEVKERAPRAPREPREQRAPRQSNRPDNAAVAPAPQPVAKPAPAIEVIAKLMPELPKVAFQALEETPLHSVVQSAGMVWVATDSSKHQEAQSQIKAEPEVLPMGRTPKAPVSLQNGPMVLVETGGQEKTV, from the coding sequence ATGAAACGCATGTTATTTAATGCAACTCAACAAGAAGAGTTGCGAGTTGCCATCGTCGATGGTCAAAAACTCATCGATATCGATATCGAAGCTGCCGGTCGTGAACAACGCAAAGGCAATATTTACAAAGGTGTTATTACTCGCATTGAGCCTTCGCTCGAAGCTTGTTTTGTAAATTACGGCGAAGAACGCCATGGCTTCTTGCCATTTAAAGAAGTTGCCCGCACCTACTTTAAAGAGGGTATTGATGTCCGTAATGCCTCTATTAAAGATGCTTTACGCGAAGGCCAAGAAATCATTGTTCAGGTAGAAAAAGAAGAGCGCGGCCAAAAAGGCGCTGCCCTTACCTCTTTTGTCTCTTTAGCAGGTCGTTATTTGGTGTTGATGCCCAATAACCCACGTGGAGGCGGCGTTTCTCGTCGCATTGAAGGCGAAGACCGTCAAGAGCTCCGCGAGGCAATGTCCCAATTACAGGTACCAGATGGCATGAGCATCATTGCTCGTACAGCCGGTATTGGCCGTGACGCTACTGAATTACAGTGGGACTTAAGCTATCTCATGCAACTGTGGACTGCGATTGATGAAGCCGCCAAAGGCAACTCAGCACCACTATTGATCTACCTCGAATCCAGCTTAGTGATTCGCGCGATTCGTGATTATTTCCAGCCGGATATTGGTGAGATTCTCATCGATACCGATGACATCTACGAGCAGGCCGCGGCATTTATGTCAGTGGTGATGCCAGATAATCTGCCAAGAGTGAAGCGTTACCAGGACGATGTTCCATTGTTCTCACGCTTCCAAATTGAGCACCAGATTGAAACTGCTTATTCACGTACCGTGCCTTTGCCATCCGGTGGTGCGATTGTGATTGACCATACTGAAGCTCTAGTTTCAGTGGACGTTAACTCTGCACGTGCAACCCGCGGCTCTGACATCGAAGAGACTGCTACTCGCACCAACTTAGAAGCTGCCGATGAAATCGCCCGTCAAGCACGTTTACGTGACTTGGGTGGCTTGATCGTGATCGACTTCATTGATATGGAATCGAGCAAGGCACAGAAGGATGTTGAGAATCGTTTACGTGATGCTCTACGTCACGACCGTGCTCGCGTTCAAATGGGCAAGATCTCTAAGTTTGGCTTGATGGAGATGTCACGCCAGCGTTTACGCCCTGCCCTCTCTGAAGGTAGCCACGTAACCTGCCCACGTTGTAATGGCACAGGCCATATCCGCGATACCGAATCTTCTGCATTGCAAGTCTTGCGCATCATCCAAGAAGAAGCGATGAAAGAAAACACTGCCGCTATTCATAGCCAAGTTCCAGTCGAAGTGGCTGCATTCTTGCTGAATGAGAAGCGCGCTGAAGTTATTAAGATTGAGACACGTTTCAAAGTCAATGTCTTAATGATTCCTAACAAGCATTTAGAAACTCCACATTACAAGCTTGAGCGTTTGCGTCATGACGATCCACGTCTTGATGATCAAAAAGCGAGTTACGTGATGGCTGAAGAAGCTGCTGCTGAACTTGAGACCGATACTGCAGTAAGCCGTAAAGATGCTGACGTTAAAGTCCGTCCTGAGGCTGCTGTAAAAGGTATTACGCCAAATGCACCAGCGCCAGTCAGTCAGCCACGCCCTGCGCGCACTGAAAAAGCTAGTACCGAAACTGCAAGCTCCGGTGGATTCTTCGGATTCATCAAGAGCCTATTCTCTTCAGCGCCTGCACCAGAAGCAAAGCCGGCTCCGAGCGCACCACGTGGTCGCAATCAAAACAATCGTAACGGCAATAACCGCAATCGCGGTCGTCGTGGCGAGCGCAATGATCGTGGCGAGCGTCCAGCTGAAGGTGCCGCAGGTACCGAAGGTGCAAATGCTCCACGTGAAGCGGGTTCAGGTAGAGGCCGTCAAGATGGCCGCAATCGTAATGGCAATAACGGCAATCGCAACCAGAATCCAAAACCCGAGAATCAAGCTGCGGTAACTCCAGCAACTGAGGCCGCTCCTGGTGCCGATACAGCACCGAGTGCAGATGGCGAAGAGCGTCGTGGTCGTGGTCGCAACCGTCGTGGTCGTGGTCGTGGTCAACGTGGCGAGCGCACTGAGTCCAATGGTGATACAGCAGTTGCTTCTGTTGCAGCAGCAACATTCTCAGGCCCACCAGTAGGAATGGCTGGAGCATCTGCTTCAATGCCAATTCAGAATATTGCTCAAAGCTTTGGAAATACTGTTGCACCTACAGCCTCTAACGAAGTAAAAGAGCGCGCACCCCGCGCACCTAGAGAGCCAAGAGAGCAACGTGCACCACGTCAAAGCAATCGCCCTGATAACGCCGCTGTAGCACCCGCTCCACAGCCGGTAGCTAAGCCAGCGCCCGCAATTGAGGTAATTGCCAAGCTGATGCCCGAGCTTCCTAAGGTTGCCTTTCAGGCGCTCGAAGAAACTCCACTGCATAGCGTAGTTCAATCTGCTGGCATGGTTTGGGTAGCTACAGACTCTAGCAAGCATCAAGAAGCGCAATCGCAAATCAAAGCTGAGCCAGAAGTTTTGCCTATGGGCAGAACTCCTAAAGCTCCAGTTAGCTTGCAAAATGGTCCGATGGTTTTAGTTGAAACCGGCGGCCAAGAAAAAACGGTTTAA
- a CDS encoding Uroporphyrin-III C/tetrapyrrole (Corrin/Porphyrin) methyltransferase: MSSTLGTLFLIPNTLGDDSRAEQLPWVLPSETIAQTAKLTHWIVEDAKTARAFLKAVDSVSPLACTIQEMQMSEWRGVARNAKYGDAVKPMDLLKPLISGKDMGLMSEAGVPGVADPGAELVLAAHKLGAKVKPMVGPSSILLGLMASGLNGQRFAFQGYIPHDAQDRIARLKQLEAESRKLQQTQIWIETPYRNTAMLMACLSTLSPQSLLCLGMDLSLPSETITTLSIADWRKRFPNETACASLQNRPAVFLLLA, encoded by the coding sequence ATGAGCTCAACACTAGGCACCCTCTTTTTAATTCCCAATACCTTGGGTGATGATTCTCGCGCCGAGCAATTGCCTTGGGTTTTACCAAGTGAAACCATTGCCCAAACTGCCAAACTCACTCACTGGATTGTTGAGGATGCAAAAACAGCTCGTGCTTTTCTAAAAGCAGTCGATAGCGTTTCGCCCTTAGCCTGCACCATTCAAGAAATGCAGATGAGTGAGTGGCGTGGCGTTGCTCGCAATGCCAAGTACGGCGATGCTGTCAAACCAATGGATTTACTCAAGCCACTTATCTCTGGCAAAGACATGGGGCTGATGTCAGAGGCAGGTGTTCCGGGTGTTGCAGATCCTGGTGCAGAACTCGTGCTAGCAGCACATAAGCTGGGCGCTAAAGTAAAGCCAATGGTTGGTCCAAGCTCTATTTTGTTGGGCCTGATGGCTAGCGGTTTGAATGGTCAGCGGTTTGCATTTCAAGGCTATATTCCGCACGATGCACAAGACCGTATTGCACGACTTAAGCAGTTGGAAGCGGAATCTAGAAAATTACAGCAGACGCAAATTTGGATTGAGACACCGTATCGCAACACTGCAATGCTAATGGCCTGCCTGAGCACGCTGTCACCGCAATCACTGCTATGTCTTGGCATGGATCTCAGTCTTCCAAGCGAAACAATTACTACACTCTCGATTGCAGACTGGCGTAAGCGTTTTCCAAATGAAACTGCTTGCGCATCATTACAAAATAGGCCAGCAGTATTTCTATTGCTGGCCTAG
- a CDS encoding Pseudouridine synthase, whose translation MKSEPISKPLQAKTTAPAAVHLQTIGPEEAGQRLDNYLLRWAKGVPKSHVYRIIRSGEVRVNKKRAEPTTRLVEGDVVRVPPVRIAEPAQMAAVNTAQTKSRAQGYSDKMPILFEDEALLIVNKPAGLAVHGGSGIALGVIETLRITRPELKFLELVHRLDRDTSGVLLLAKKRSALVELHRQIREGQTDKRYYLLAHGEIAQGAGTMQLKFALHKYLLANGERRVRVDPDGLPSHTALRVTKVMKRGEVAITLAEAQLKTGRTHQIRVHLQKLGHSILGDDKYGFEDQDKIVKSKRLYLHAHLAGFTHPRTGEKMRIESPLPAEFTAMMKTFEVPNNA comes from the coding sequence ATGAAATCCGAACCCATTTCCAAGCCTTTGCAGGCAAAAACTACCGCACCGGCCGCCGTTCATCTTCAGACCATTGGTCCAGAAGAGGCTGGCCAGCGCTTGGATAACTACCTCTTACGTTGGGCTAAAGGGGTTCCCAAAAGCCATGTTTACCGCATTATTCGCTCTGGTGAAGTCCGAGTGAATAAGAAAAGAGCTGAGCCGACTACACGTTTGGTTGAGGGGGATGTGGTCAGAGTTCCGCCGGTTCGGATTGCTGAACCAGCCCAAATGGCGGCAGTCAATACCGCCCAAACTAAGTCTCGGGCGCAGGGTTATTCCGACAAAATGCCTATTTTGTTTGAAGATGAGGCCCTATTAATAGTGAATAAGCCGGCAGGTTTGGCAGTTCACGGGGGTTCAGGCATTGCTCTTGGCGTGATTGAAACCTTGCGCATTACCCGCCCCGAGCTCAAATTCTTAGAATTGGTTCACCGTTTGGATCGAGATACCTCTGGCGTCTTGCTTTTGGCTAAAAAGCGCAGCGCTTTGGTGGAATTACATCGTCAGATCCGCGAAGGGCAAACAGACAAGCGCTACTACTTGCTAGCCCATGGGGAAATTGCTCAGGGCGCAGGCACGATGCAATTGAAGTTTGCATTACACAAATACTTGCTGGCTAATGGTGAGCGTCGCGTTCGGGTTGACCCAGACGGCCTACCTAGCCATACCGCTTTGCGCGTCACTAAAGTGATGAAACGCGGAGAGGTGGCGATTACCCTGGCTGAAGCCCAGTTAAAAACTGGACGCACTCATCAAATTCGCGTGCACCTCCAAAAACTAGGTCACTCGATTTTGGGTGACGATAAGTACGGCTTTGAAGATCAAGACAAGATTGTGAAATCTAAACGCTTGTACCTGCATGCCCATTTAGCTGGCTTTACTCATCCGCGTACTGGCGAGAAAATGCGTATTGAATCCCCGTTACCCGCCGAATTTACGGCGATGATGAAAACTTTTGAAGTGCCTAACAATGCCTGA
- the rpmF gene encoding ribosomal protein L32 — protein sequence MAVQQNKKSPSKRGMHRAHDFLTAPATAVEATTGEAHLRHHISPNGYYRGRKVVKTKND from the coding sequence ATGGCCGTCCAACAGAATAAAAAATCCCCATCCAAACGTGGCATGCACCGTGCGCACGACTTTTTGACCGCACCTGCTACGGCTGTTGAAGCCACAACTGGTGAGGCTCATTTGCGCCACCACATTTCACCAAACGGCTACTATCGTGGTCGTAAAGTTGTTAAAACAAAAAACGACTAA
- a CDS encoding Maf protein, translated as MKASAKVQVVMSNSAKKLILASTSIYRRELLERLRIPFDVISPKVDETPLPGEGTVDLALRLAKAKAAAVAKDHPEAWVIGSDQVADLCGAAIGKPGNFERAMAQLQLMRGATVTFQTALCLMRGNEESTINTPTEVTFRKLTDDVLEAYLHAEEPYDCAGSAKSEGLGISLLESIKSDDPTALIGLPLIALSGLLREAGFVIPGKK; from the coding sequence ATGAAGGCTTCAGCGAAAGTACAAGTAGTGATGAGTAATTCTGCAAAAAAACTAATCCTGGCATCTACCTCGATCTATCGTCGAGAGCTCTTGGAGCGCTTGCGCATCCCCTTTGACGTGATCTCGCCAAAGGTTGATGAAACTCCTCTCCCAGGAGAAGGCACTGTAGATTTAGCCTTGCGCCTAGCCAAAGCGAAAGCTGCAGCAGTAGCTAAAGATCATCCCGAGGCTTGGGTCATTGGCTCCGATCAAGTAGCCGACCTTTGTGGAGCTGCGATTGGTAAGCCGGGAAACTTTGAGCGTGCCATGGCGCAACTACAACTCATGCGCGGTGCCACTGTGACTTTTCAAACAGCGCTATGCCTCATGCGTGGTAACGAGGAATCAACAATCAATACTCCCACTGAAGTGACTTTCCGAAAACTTACCGATGATGTTCTAGAGGCATATCTCCATGCCGAAGAACCCTACGACTGTGCTGGTAGCGCTAAGTCTGAAGGTTTGGGAATTTCACTCTTAGAGTCCATTAAGAGCGATGACCCCACTGCATTAATTGGCTTGCCATTAATTGCCCTAAGCGGCCTCTTGCGTGAGGCTGGATTTGTTATTCCGGGTAAGAAATAA